A stretch of Cicer arietinum cultivar CDC Frontier isolate Library 1 chromosome 5, Cicar.CDCFrontier_v2.0, whole genome shotgun sequence DNA encodes these proteins:
- the LOC101494070 gene encoding phytolongin Phyl1.1, with protein MDLIQNKVHYCCVSKGNHISYAYSGGDQEVENVVASCLEAAPSFHRWYFETIGKRTYGFLMEDGYVYFTVVDEGLGNSVVLRFLEHVRDEFRKLAKKGSRGFSPNMNSIYVQEKLVPVIRNLITSLENVSHSSRNWRDETSSSSHVDLSPSPSNLNGQVEGAVSTKAPLLGKSSKPEKKKVKDHVIAMRDIELEEHRKSTERGTRTDSGNLDSISQGGAGASASLQKDIGSMRMRSGPQNVHKKWWRQVRIVLAIDAAVCIILFIIWLVICRGISCIR; from the coding sequence ATggatttgattcaaaataaaGTTCATTACTGTTGTGTTTCTAAAGGAAACCACATCTCGTATGCTTATAGCGGCGGAGACCAAGAAGTTGAGAATGTCGTAGCCTCGTGCTTGGAGGCGGCTCCTTCGTTTCACAGGTGGTATTTTGAGACAATAGGTAAAAGGACTTACGGGTTTCTTATGGAAGACGGGTATGTTTACTTCACAGTTGTAGACGAAGGTCTTGGTAACTCAGTAGTTCTTCGATTTTTGGAACATGTTAGAGATGAATTCAGAAAGCTAGCTAAAAAAGGTTCGAGGGGATTTTCGCCAAACATGAATTCGATTTACGTTCAAGAGAAACTGGTTCCTGTCATTCGGAATCTCATCACTTCGTTAGAGAATGTCTCACATAGCAGTAGGAATTGGAGAGACGAAACTTCGTCGTCTTCTCATGTGGATCTATCTCCATCACCAAGTAATTTGAATGGACAAGTCGAAGGCGCTGTTTCAACAAAAGCCCCTTTATTGGGAAAATCTAGCAAGCCAGAGAAGAAGAAAGTAAAAGATCATGTGATAGCAATGAGAGATATCGAGTTAGAGGAGCATCGAAAATCTACCGAGAGAGGAACAAGGACTGATTCAGGAAATCTTGATAGTATTAGCCAAGGCGGTGCAGGTGCATCGGCTTCTTTGCAAAAGGACATCGGTTCGATGAGGATGAGATCTGGACCTCAGAACGTTCATAAGAAATGGTGGCGCCAAGTACGTATTGTTCTAGCTATCGATGCAGCTGTATGTATAATATTATTCATCATCTGGTTAGTTATATGTCGCGGTATATCATGCATTCGATAG
- the LOC101493750 gene encoding serine/threonine-protein kinase D6PK-like yields MYTSTNTCEIVESREEIFPEFEMDEKPESSCSYKLGKRYSIEDDIDRLFQAIEIRSSSRGNSTSRSQKSALKRPIKVCSSQASGIGIAEPVSLKQALRGLCISQASEMAALKRLSKSCSSSRVSEVVMVKKLVEISLVPEISTPSGKFPDVATSSTSANHSIPLVDATKFVSRDQIVPLPSEVEAGEPTIQPRLANLSPVTLRTEELPEVRRNPASLSKACLASSMPDKDKDGNLHYPSCPPSSSNDSGVDKSSSISTCLAKPIFNNMNFLKKKVKKDRCSALSCATSCKKNDFGSNTSCLETGNFDFKHEVKENDKLSPCSSNHSIEVNSINVGQDSSKHVFGLNFNKRTKFLVTKVDEKSRSKEKGEFSQSSKSSIGEYSSSTSISEESNVSGSSRSGQRPHMSKHLRWEAIHTVQQKHGSLNLSHFRLIRKLGSGDIGTVYLAELIGSSCFFALKVMDNEFLASRKKIFRVQTEREILQKLDHPFLPTLYSHIATDKLSCLVMEYCPGGDLHVLRQRQTYKSFTEQATRFYVAEVLLALEYLHMMGVVYRDLKPENILVREDGHIMLTDFDLSLRCSVNPILVKSSSPDADSTAKMSSPCSGANCIHPFCLQPDWQISCFTPILLSSGAKSRKSKADIGAQVGPLPQLVVEPTNARSNSFVGTYEYLAPEIIKGEGHGNAVDWWTFGVFLFELLYGKTPFKGLSNEDTLANIVSQSLKFPDTPIVSFHARDLIRGLLIKDPENRLGSVKGAAEIKQHPFFEGLNWALIRCAAPPELPKFRDFGTSVSCMAAHMENANDLEDCEEFELF; encoded by the exons ATGTATACCTCTACCAATACATGTGAGATAGTTGAATCAAGGGAAGAGATATTTCCCGAGTTTGAAATGGATGAAAAACCCGAAAGTAGTTGTTCCTACAAATTAGGTAAAAGGTATTCGATCGAGGATGATATTGATCGTCTTTTCCAGGCTATTGAGATTAGAAGTTCATCTAGAGGTAATAGTACATCAAGATCACAAAAGAGTGCTCTTAAAAGGCCAATTAAGGTTTGTTCGTCGCAGGCGTCGGGAATTGGTATCGCAGAGCCTGTTAGTTTGAAGCAGGCACTTAGAGGATTGTGCATCTCTCAGGCATCGGAAATGGCCGCTTTGAAGAGGCTTTCAAAGTCGTGTAGTTCATCAAGAGTATCAGAGGTTGTCATGGTAAAAAAGTTGGTTGAAATCTCCCTCGTGCCCGAGATATCAACACCGTCTGGTAAATTTCCCGATGTAGCAACATCAAGTACAAGTGCTAATCATTCTATTCCTTTGGTTGATGCTACCAAGTTTGTCTCTCGTGATCAGATTGTTCCTCTTCCGTCCGAGGTTGAAGCTGGTGAGCCAACGATACAACCAAGACTTGCAAATTTGTCACCGGTTACTTTGCGAACTGAGGAACTGCCAGAAGTCAGAAGGAATCCTGCTTCCTTGAGTAAAGCTTGTCTCGCTTCTTCAATGCCGGATAAGGACAAAGATGGCAATTTACATTATCCATCTTGTCCACCTAGCTCTAGTAATGATAGTGGAGTGGACAAATCCTCAAGCATTAGTACATGTTTGGCTAAGCCGATTTTCAATAACATGAACTTCCTTAAGAAAAAAGTAAAGAAAGATCGATGTTCTGCATTGAGCTGCGCTACTTCATGTAAGAAAAATGATTTCGGTTCTAATACTAGTTGTTTGGAGACtggaaattttgattttaagcATGAAGTGAAAGAAAATGATAAACTATCTCCATGCAGTTCAAATCATAGCATTGAAGTTAACTCAATTAATGTTGGTCAAGATTCAAGCAAACATGTTTTCGGTTTGAATTTCAATAAGAGAACTAAGTTTCTAGTTACAAAAGTTGACGAGAAATCGAGATCAAAGGAAAAGGGTGAGTTCTCTCAGAGCTCGAAAAGTAGCATTGGTGAGTATAGTAGTAGCACAAGCATCAGTGAAGAGAGCAATGTAAGCGGTTCGAGTCGCAGTGGCCAACGACCGCACATGTCAAAACACTTGAGATGGGAAGCTATTCACACTGTTCAGCAGAAGCATGGTAGTTTGAATTTGAGCCATTTCAGGCTGATAAGGAAGCTCGGTAGCGGTGACATTGGAACCGTTTATCTTGCAGAACTAATCGGTAGTAGTTGCTTTTTTGCATTGAAAGTTATGGACAATGAATTTTTGGCAAGTAGGAAGAAAATATTTAGGGTCCAAACTGAAAGAGAGATTCTTCAAAAGCTGGATCATCCGTTTCTTCCTACGCTTTATTCGCATATCGCTACGGATAAGCTCTCTTGCTTGGTGATGGAGTATTGTCCGGGCGGAGATCTGCATGTATTGCGACAGAGGCAAACGTATAAGAGCTTTACGGAGCAAGCGACTAG GTTCTATGTTGCTGAAGTTCTTCTAGCCCTTGAGTATTTGCACATGATGGGAGTTGTATATCGAGATCTAAAGCCAGAAAATATCCTCGTACGCGAAGACGGACATATTATGCTGACAGATTTTGACTTGTCACTCAGATGTTCTGTCAATCCAATCTTAGTCAAATCATCTTCACCTGACGCAGACTCGACAGCGAAGATGTCCAGTCCTTGTTCGGGTGCTAACTGCATACACCCTTTTTGTTTGCAACCGGATTGGCAAATTTCCTGCTTTACTCCTATTCTACTGTCTTCCGGAGCAAAATCTCGAAAGTCAAAGGCTGACATAGGTGCTCAAGTTGGTCCACTACCACAGCTTGTAGTCGAGCCTACCAATGCACGGTCGAACTCCTTCGTTGGAACATATGAATATCTTGCTCCGGAGATCATCAAAGGCGAGGGACATGGAAATGCAGTAGATTGGTGGACTTTCGGTGTATTTTTGTTCGAGCTTTTATATGGAAAAACTCCCTTCAAAGGTCTATCAAATGAAGATACATTAGCCAATATTGTGTCACAAAGCCTTAAGTTTCCAGATACTCCTATAGTAAGTTTTCATGCAAGAGATTTGATCAGAGGATTATTGATAAAGGATCCTGAAAATCGATTAGGTTCGGTAAAAGGTGCTGCGGAAATAAAACAGCATCCTTTCTTTGAAGGCCTTAATTGGGCTCTAATACGGTGCGCAGCACCGCCGGAGCTTCCGAAGTTTCGTGATTTCGGAACTAGTGTTTCATGTATGGCTGCACATATGGAGAATGCAAATGATTTAGAAGATTGTGAAGAGTTTGAGTTGTTTTAG